A stretch of Procambarus clarkii isolate CNS0578487 chromosome 20, FALCON_Pclarkii_2.0, whole genome shotgun sequence DNA encodes these proteins:
- the LOC138366773 gene encoding nipped-B-like protein B, with product MGRDKGRDMGRDMGRDKGRDKGRDKGRDKGRDKRRDKRRDKRRDKDRDMGRDKGRDKRRDKGRDKGRDKRRDKRRDKGRDKGRDKGRDKCRDMGRDKGRDKGRDMGLEKGRDKGCDKGRDKRRDMGRDKGRDKGRDKCRDMGRDKGRDKCRDMGRDKGRDKGRDKCRDMGRDKGRDKCRDMGRDKGRDKGRDKGRDKGRDKGRD from the coding sequence ATGGGCCGTGACAAGGGCCGTGACATGGGCCGTGACATGGGCCGTGACAAGGGCCGAGACAAGGGCCGAGACAAGGGCCgagacaagggccgtgacaagcgcCGTGACAAGCGCCGTGACAAGCGCCGTGACAAGGACCGTGACATGGGCCgtgacaagggccgtgacaagcgcCGTGACAAGGGCCgagacaagggccgtgacaagcgcCGTGACAAGCGCCgtgacaagggccgtgacaagggccgtgacaagggccgtgacaagtgccgTGACATGGGCCgtgacaagggccgtgacaagggccGTGACATGGGCCTTgaaaagggccgtgacaagggctGTGACAAGGGCCGAGACAAGCGCCGTGACATGGGCCgtgacaagggccgtgacaagggccgtgacaagtgccgTGACATGGGCCgtgacaagggccgtgacaagtgccgTGACATGGGCCgtgacaagggccgtgacaagggccgtgacaagtgccgTGACATGGGCCgtgacaagggccgtgacaagtgccgTGACATGGGCCgtgacaagggccgtgacaagggccgtgacaagggccgtgacaagggccGAGACAAGGGCCGTGACTAG